The following are from one region of the Pectobacterium actinidiae genome:
- the rhaT gene encoding L-rhamnose/proton symporter RhaT: MSNPIFMGIFWHFIGAASAACFYAPFKQVKNWSWETMWSLGGFFSWIILPWSISWWLLPDFWRYYGSFDMATLLPVFLFGAMWGIGNINYGLTMRYLGMSMGIGIAIGVTLIIGTLMTPVLQGKFSVLFGSAGGRMTLLGVLVAVIGVAIVSYAGLLKERALGIRAEEFNLKKGLILAVMCGIFSAGMSFAMDAAKPMHTAAQTLGINALYVALPSYVVIMGGGAIVNLGFCFIRLATCKGISLKADLAQAKPLLIANALFAILGGVMWYLQFFFYAWGHANIPADYTYISWMLHMSFYVLCGGIVGLLFKEWKAVGQKPVRVLVLGCMVIILAANIVGLGMAV, translated from the coding sequence ATGAGCAATCCTATTTTCATGGGTATTTTCTGGCACTTCATCGGAGCAGCCAGTGCAGCCTGCTTCTATGCACCGTTTAAACAGGTCAAAAACTGGTCATGGGAAACCATGTGGTCATTAGGCGGTTTCTTCTCGTGGATTATCCTGCCCTGGAGCATCAGTTGGTGGCTACTCCCTGATTTCTGGCGTTATTACGGTTCGTTCGATATGGCGACCCTACTCCCCGTTTTTCTCTTCGGCGCGATGTGGGGCATCGGCAATATCAACTACGGCCTGACGATGCGCTACCTTGGCATGTCGATGGGCATCGGTATCGCCATCGGCGTGACGTTGATTATCGGTACGCTGATGACACCCGTCCTGCAAGGTAAGTTCTCCGTTCTGTTTGGTTCAGCGGGCGGACGGATGACGCTATTGGGCGTGCTGGTCGCAGTCATTGGCGTCGCCATTGTCAGCTATGCCGGCTTACTGAAAGAGCGAGCACTCGGCATTCGCGCGGAGGAGTTCAACCTGAAAAAAGGGCTGATTCTGGCCGTGATGTGCGGCATCTTCTCCGCTGGCATGTCCTTTGCGATGGATGCCGCGAAACCGATGCACACCGCAGCACAAACGCTGGGAATCAATGCGTTGTATGTCGCCCTCCCCAGCTACGTAGTGATTATGGGCGGCGGTGCTATCGTCAACCTGGGTTTCTGCTTCATCCGTTTGGCAACCTGCAAGGGCATTTCATTAAAAGCCGATCTGGCACAGGCCAAACCGTTACTGATTGCCAACGCGCTCTTCGCCATTCTGGGCGGCGTCATGTGGTATTTGCAGTTCTTCTTCTATGCCTGGGGACACGCCAACATTCCGGCTGATTACACCTATATCAGTTGGATGCTGCACATGAGTTTCTACGTACTGTGCGGCGGCATCGTCGGTCTACTGTTTAAAGAGTGGAAGGCCGTTGGCCAGAAGCCAGTACGCGTGCTGGTTCTCGGCTGCATGGTCATTATTCTGGCAGCGAATATCGTCGGACTAGGAATGGCCGTGTAA
- a CDS encoding TIGR00645 family protein — protein sequence MERFIENLMYSARWLLAPVYLGLSLGLLALAIKFFQEVFHVLPNILDIAEADLVLVLLSLIDMTLVGGLLVMMMLSGYENFVSALDISKGREKLNWLGKMDSGSLKNKVAASIVAISSIHLLRVFMDARNIPDNKLMWYVIIHLTFVLSALVMGYLDRMSRYEKSKTA from the coding sequence ATGGAACGTTTTATTGAGAATCTGATGTACTCAGCGCGCTGGCTGCTCGCTCCGGTTTATCTTGGGCTATCGCTGGGCTTGCTGGCGCTGGCGATCAAGTTTTTCCAGGAGGTGTTCCACGTCCTGCCTAATATCCTGGATATCGCTGAAGCAGATTTGGTGCTGGTGCTGCTGTCATTGATCGATATGACGCTGGTCGGCGGATTGCTGGTGATGATGATGCTGTCCGGTTACGAGAACTTTGTCTCGGCGCTGGATATCTCTAAAGGCAGAGAAAAGCTGAACTGGCTTGGTAAGATGGACTCCGGCTCGCTGAAAAATAAAGTTGCCGCTTCGATTGTCGCTATCTCGTCGATCCATCTGCTGCGTGTGTTCATGGATGCCCGCAATATTCCGGATAACAAGCTGATGTGGTACGTGATTATCCATTTGACGTTTGTGTTGTCTGCACTTGTCATGGGGTATCTGGATCGCATGTCGCGTTACGAAAAAAGCAAAACGGCATAA
- a CDS encoding NADP-dependent oxidoreductase, with amino-acid sequence MPQTAQINRRVVLAQRPHGAPTQETFRLEQQPIPQVDSGHILLRTVFLSLDPYMRGRMSDAPSYAKPVELNDVMVGGTISRVVESKHPDYQAGDWVLSYSGWQDYAISDGKGLTNLGQSPTNPSFALGVLGMPGFTAYMGLMDIGQPKAGETLVVAAATGPVGATVGQLGKLKGCRVVGVAGGAEKCRYAVEVLGFDVCLDHRADDFAEQLKQACPQGIDIYFENVGGKVFDAVLPLLNTSARIPVCGLVSGYNSTGLPDGPDRLPLLAGTILKKRIRMQGFIIFDDYGHRFDEFWKDVSPWVEEGKIKYREEIVDGLENAPEAFIGLLHGRNFGKLVVRVGPDA; translated from the coding sequence ATGCCGCAAACCGCTCAAATTAACCGCCGTGTGGTTCTGGCTCAGCGCCCGCACGGCGCGCCAACACAAGAGACTTTCCGTCTGGAACAGCAGCCTATCCCACAGGTCGATTCAGGACATATCCTGCTGCGTACGGTGTTCCTTTCCCTTGACCCTTACATGCGTGGCCGCATGAGTGACGCGCCTTCTTATGCCAAACCCGTCGAACTGAATGACGTGATGGTCGGCGGGACAATCAGCCGCGTGGTGGAATCCAAACACCCGGATTATCAGGCTGGCGACTGGGTGCTGTCCTACAGCGGCTGGCAGGATTATGCGATTTCTGACGGCAAAGGATTAACGAACCTGGGTCAGTCGCCGACGAATCCTTCCTTCGCTTTAGGTGTGCTGGGTATGCCGGGCTTCACCGCGTATATGGGCCTGATGGATATTGGCCAGCCTAAAGCGGGTGAAACGCTGGTGGTGGCCGCCGCGACCGGCCCGGTCGGCGCGACGGTTGGGCAACTTGGGAAATTAAAAGGCTGTCGAGTTGTTGGCGTGGCGGGTGGCGCAGAGAAATGTCGCTACGCGGTTGAGGTTCTAGGGTTTGATGTTTGCCTTGACCACCGGGCGGATGATTTTGCCGAACAGCTTAAACAAGCCTGCCCGCAGGGAATCGATATCTACTTCGAAAATGTCGGTGGGAAAGTCTTTGACGCCGTGTTGCCGCTACTGAATACCTCGGCGCGTATTCCGGTGTGCGGGCTCGTCTCTGGCTACAATTCAACAGGCTTGCCCGATGGCCCCGATCGTTTACCGCTGCTGGCGGGCACGATTCTGAAGAAACGTATTCGTATGCAGGGGTTCATTATCTTTGATGATTATGGTCACCGCTTCGATGAGTTCTGGAAGGATGTATCGCCGTGGGTGGAGGAAGGTAAGATCAAATATCGGGAAGAGATTGTCGACGGGTTGGAAAATGCACCAGAGGCCTTTATCGGCCTGCTGCACGGCCGCAACTTTGGCAAATTAGTGGTCAGAGTGGGGCCGGATGCATAG
- a CDS encoding helix-turn-helix domain-containing protein — protein MHPDSASFRVRPLQPWFVINAAEDYLKKNVSQSPIAHFYSFTVNRAEPMTLAVPDGSVDLLLHCCPDAPSGRVCGSTASAQITRLMPGERYFGVRFMPGIMPAFLDLSPGELAGQEIPFDEVAPDTPRLLRRLVNSHDFNEQVSLFLHYFSYWTNRSAPPLLLQIIDLIMAHDGKIRVDELERKTLYSARYIHRLFHDNCGMSPKTFCRTIRFQRALALLNQGNIDNLTTLAQRLEYADQSHFLREFKAFTSCSPQHYLARLQAVRYQCRIRQY, from the coding sequence ATGCATCCTGATTCTGCGTCGTTTCGCGTGCGGCCGTTGCAGCCGTGGTTTGTCATCAACGCGGCGGAAGATTACCTGAAGAAAAATGTCAGCCAGTCGCCCATTGCCCATTTTTACAGCTTCACGGTCAATCGCGCCGAACCGATGACGCTGGCCGTGCCGGATGGCAGCGTCGATCTCCTATTACACTGCTGTCCTGATGCACCGAGCGGGCGCGTTTGCGGCAGCACCGCATCGGCGCAGATTACCCGCCTGATGCCGGGAGAACGCTATTTTGGCGTGCGCTTCATGCCCGGTATCATGCCAGCCTTTCTTGACCTGTCTCCTGGGGAGTTGGCGGGGCAGGAGATCCCTTTTGATGAAGTTGCCCCTGACACTCCACGTTTGCTGAGACGGCTGGTGAACAGCCATGACTTTAACGAGCAGGTCAGCTTGTTTCTGCACTATTTTTCCTACTGGACGAACCGCTCGGCACCGCCGTTATTGCTGCAAATCATCGATCTGATTATGGCTCACGACGGCAAAATCAGAGTCGATGAACTGGAGCGGAAAACGCTCTATTCCGCCCGTTATATTCACCGGTTATTTCATGATAACTGCGGTATGTCCCCCAAAACGTTCTGCCGAACGATTCGTTTTCAGCGGGCGCTGGCGTTGCTCAATCAGGGTAATATCGACAACCTAACCACGCTGGCGCAGCGTCTTGAATATGCCGATCAATCGCATTTCTTGCGTGAATTTAAAGCATTTACCTCCTGTTCGCCGCAACACTATCTGGCACGGTTACAGGCTGTACGCTACCAGTGTCGTATCCGCCAGTACTGA
- a CDS encoding aspartate aminotransferase family protein translates to MAQAKDIVPGFYTIDDAIALDGETTRALQLTHLNRMRSLDGHAKYFVRAEGSTFIDDQGEKHLDMIGAVGVVTVGNNNEFVWSCLQKCFDNRLFMMGAISYHNVAAALAHNMALLSPQGKLTKMGTATGGAEAIEGMIKLVKLGTRHKAHKTHLLATLGAFHGKTSGAVSLGGKDKWRAGQQPTLGNIDHVTYGSIPELESALATGKYKAFVVEPIQGEGGIIVPPAGYLKAARELCDRYDTLLVLDEIQCGAARTGKFWCCEHDDVVPDCIVFAKGLSGGLVPFGGYLCTESLYEAAYGTIETCYHHTATYQENTLSAAAALGSLQFIIEHDLCGMAERKGALMMQRLYDIQARHPQVIKEVRGKGLMIGIEFGRLPEALQASMGEYYSMAIAGLLVEKWRIQVNFTINNLAVFRFLPALTISEEELDYALNAFESALINVVEQAEQANTSVMTA, encoded by the coding sequence ATGGCACAGGCAAAAGACATCGTACCGGGTTTTTACACCATTGATGACGCGATCGCACTGGATGGCGAGACGACCCGCGCGCTGCAATTAACCCACCTTAACCGCATGCGATCTCTGGATGGACATGCCAAATACTTTGTTCGAGCGGAAGGCAGCACCTTCATTGATGACCAGGGTGAAAAGCATCTGGACATGATTGGCGCGGTCGGGGTAGTGACGGTCGGCAACAACAATGAGTTTGTGTGGTCCTGTTTGCAGAAGTGTTTTGATAACCGTCTCTTCATGATGGGCGCGATTTCCTATCACAACGTGGCCGCAGCACTGGCGCACAACATGGCACTGCTCTCGCCACAGGGAAAACTGACCAAAATGGGTACGGCAACCGGCGGCGCAGAAGCGATTGAGGGAATGATCAAACTGGTCAAACTCGGCACTCGGCATAAAGCACACAAGACGCACCTGCTGGCGACGCTGGGCGCGTTTCACGGTAAGACCTCTGGCGCGGTGTCGCTCGGTGGCAAGGATAAATGGCGTGCAGGGCAGCAGCCGACGTTAGGCAATATCGATCATGTCACCTACGGATCGATTCCAGAGCTGGAAAGTGCGTTGGCAACAGGAAAATACAAAGCGTTTGTGGTGGAACCGATCCAGGGTGAAGGCGGGATTATTGTGCCTCCAGCGGGCTACCTGAAAGCAGCACGCGAGCTGTGCGATCGCTATGACACGCTACTGGTGCTGGATGAGATTCAGTGTGGAGCCGCGCGTACTGGAAAATTCTGGTGCTGTGAACATGATGACGTGGTGCCGGATTGTATCGTTTTCGCCAAAGGGTTGTCCGGCGGCCTGGTACCGTTTGGCGGCTATCTTTGTACGGAAAGCTTGTATGAAGCTGCTTATGGCACTATCGAAACCTGCTATCACCACACCGCTACCTATCAGGAAAATACCCTGAGTGCGGCGGCGGCATTGGGTTCCTTACAGTTCATCATCGAACACGATCTTTGCGGCATGGCGGAACGTAAAGGCGCATTAATGATGCAGCGGTTATATGACATTCAGGCTCGCCACCCGCAGGTGATCAAAGAAGTACGCGGTAAAGGGCTGATGATTGGTATTGAGTTTGGTCGTTTGCCGGAGGCGCTGCAAGCCAGCATGGGCGAATACTATTCTATGGCGATAGCAGGGCTGCTGGTAGAGAAATGGCGTATTCAGGTGAATTTCACCATCAATAATCTGGCGGTGTTCCGCTTCCTACCGGCGCTGACGATTAGCGAAGAAGAACTCGACTATGCGCTGAACGCGTTTGAATCTGCATTAATCAATGTGGTTGAACAGGCAGAGCAGGCCAACACCTCTGTAATGACGGCGTGA
- a CDS encoding iron-containing alcohol dehydrogenase has translation MTFTYSQPVKLCIGRGEVERVGEEVALLGSRVLLVTGKTSCRQTGLLTRLTDLLTQSGVRWVLFDSIEANPLTTTVDVGAALAREQQCDVVLGVGGGSVMDAAKGIAFMACNSGKLLDYLSQPPTPATTLPLVLVTTTAGTGSEGNCVAVFTNPETHDKPAFFSPALFAQTAIVDPTLMVTQSPRMVAATGFDALSHNIEARVGKFCNPMTEIMTERAIRLLTTFLPRVCRDVTDLDAWDRVCWANTLGGMAIGMSACGLPHAMEHPLSGLYNITHGEGLAALYPELMRFSCAENVAGFAAVTCAMSDSVTHLDESERASHSVYLVQRFLENIGLTFTLRDLGVREQDIPWLADNCVQTMGVSLEQNPRRASRQDIEALYRTCL, from the coding sequence ATGACATTTACTTATTCACAACCAGTAAAACTGTGTATCGGCAGAGGTGAAGTTGAACGAGTAGGCGAAGAGGTGGCGCTGTTGGGGAGCCGCGTGCTGCTGGTGACGGGGAAAACCAGCTGTCGCCAAACCGGGCTGCTGACGCGTCTGACGGACCTATTAACGCAGAGCGGTGTGCGTTGGGTGCTATTCGACAGCATTGAAGCAAACCCGCTCACCACGACGGTGGATGTTGGTGCAGCACTGGCGCGTGAACAGCAGTGTGATGTGGTGCTTGGCGTGGGAGGCGGTAGCGTGATGGACGCCGCCAAGGGCATCGCTTTTATGGCATGTAATTCAGGGAAACTGCTGGACTATCTGTCTCAACCACCGACACCTGCCACGACACTGCCGCTGGTGTTGGTGACCACAACGGCGGGAACGGGGAGCGAGGGCAACTGTGTCGCCGTTTTCACCAATCCTGAAACGCATGATAAACCAGCATTTTTCTCGCCAGCACTGTTCGCCCAGACGGCCATTGTCGATCCGACGCTGATGGTTACGCAATCACCACGTATGGTGGCGGCAACGGGGTTTGACGCACTCAGCCATAACATTGAGGCGCGAGTGGGTAAGTTCTGTAATCCGATGACGGAAATCATGACCGAACGTGCTATTCGGCTGCTGACCACATTTTTGCCACGCGTCTGTCGGGATGTGACCGATCTGGATGCCTGGGATCGGGTGTGTTGGGCGAATACGCTTGGTGGTATGGCGATCGGGATGTCGGCCTGTGGTCTGCCGCATGCGATGGAGCACCCGCTGAGCGGGTTGTACAACATTACGCACGGCGAGGGTCTGGCGGCGCTGTATCCCGAACTGATGCGTTTCTCCTGTGCTGAAAATGTCGCTGGCTTTGCTGCTGTTACGTGCGCAATGAGCGATAGCGTGACGCATCTGGATGAATCTGAACGTGCTAGCCATAGCGTTTATCTGGTGCAGCGTTTTCTGGAAAACATTGGACTGACGTTTACGCTGCGCGATCTGGGTGTACGTGAGCAGGATATTCCCTGGCTGGCGGACAACTGCGTGCAGACGATGGGGGTGAGCCTGGAACAAAATCCACGCAGAGCCTCACGTCAGGACATCGAAGCGTTGTATCGCACCTGCCTGTAA
- a CDS encoding APC family permease → MSTHQLKKNSLGLWSLVFFVVAAASPLTGVVGGLPVAISAGNGAGIPAVYLMAGGILLIFSFGYIAMSRYVTNAGAFYSYITLGMGRRAGFSALSVALLAYFAIQIAVVAMLGFFISMYLQEHLGIDLPWWLYSVAMLLLMCLLGIESVEVGGRVLGVLMLMEVGIMLVVDIAVLLSQDTPPLTLEAFSPSVINQGSMGIALIFSIAAFIGFESTAIYGEECRNPEKTIPRATLAAVILIMLFFAFTSWMMVQAYGVDQVRQQAINDPGRFIFNVSNALVGKWSEQLISLLLITSLFAAAQAFHNNISRYLFSIGRDGVLSSRLAQVSKNKGTPYVASIVQTIVVLGVLCMMVLADLDPMMQIFALGSAIATMAILLLQVGVSLAVIRFFQRETQHPVSAWSRLWAPIISTVAMLSALIMVVRNVDVLSGSSSQIVSLLPWGVFGIAILGYLSASRMRIPSPQENMP, encoded by the coding sequence ATGAGTACTCATCAATTGAAAAAGAACAGCCTGGGGCTGTGGTCGTTGGTTTTCTTTGTTGTGGCTGCCGCCTCGCCGTTGACCGGCGTGGTCGGCGGCTTGCCTGTCGCGATCTCCGCTGGCAACGGGGCGGGAATCCCCGCGGTGTACCTGATGGCGGGCGGCATCCTGTTGATTTTCTCTTTTGGCTATATCGCCATGAGCCGCTACGTGACCAATGCTGGTGCATTTTACAGCTACATCACTTTAGGCATGGGGCGTCGCGCAGGGTTTAGTGCCTTATCCGTCGCGCTGCTGGCCTATTTCGCTATTCAGATCGCGGTGGTCGCGATGTTAGGTTTCTTCATCAGCATGTATCTACAGGAACACCTTGGTATTGATCTGCCGTGGTGGCTCTATAGCGTGGCGATGCTGTTGCTGATGTGCCTATTAGGGATTGAAAGTGTAGAAGTCGGCGGGCGTGTGCTGGGCGTACTGATGCTAATGGAAGTCGGCATCATGCTGGTGGTGGATATTGCGGTACTATTGTCCCAGGATACCCCTCCGCTCACGCTAGAGGCATTTTCACCCAGCGTGATTAATCAGGGCAGTATGGGGATTGCGTTGATTTTCAGTATTGCTGCTTTTATCGGATTTGAATCCACGGCGATCTACGGTGAAGAGTGCCGCAACCCGGAGAAAACTATTCCCCGTGCGACGCTAGCCGCTGTGATATTGATTATGCTGTTCTTTGCCTTCACCAGTTGGATGATGGTGCAAGCCTACGGTGTGGATCAGGTTCGGCAGCAGGCGATTAACGATCCCGGACGCTTTATTTTTAACGTATCGAACGCGCTGGTTGGCAAATGGTCTGAACAGTTGATATCGCTGCTGTTGATCACCAGCCTGTTTGCAGCGGCTCAGGCGTTTCACAATAATATCTCACGCTACCTGTTTAGTATCGGGCGAGATGGTGTGCTGTCTTCCAGATTGGCGCAGGTGAGTAAAAATAAAGGCACGCCATACGTGGCGAGCATTGTACAGACGATCGTTGTGTTGGGCGTGCTGTGTATGATGGTGTTGGCGGATCTCGACCCGATGATGCAGATCTTCGCGTTAGGATCGGCGATCGCGACGATGGCGATTCTGCTGCTTCAGGTTGGCGTATCGCTGGCCGTTATCCGCTTTTTCCAACGCGAAACGCAGCATCCGGTCTCGGCATGGAGTCGTCTGTGGGCACCAATTATCTCGACGGTTGCGATGCTCTCGGCGCTGATTATGGTCGTCAGAAACGTTGATGTGCTGAGTGGTTCATCATCCCAGATCGTTTCGCTGCTGCCTTGGGGCGTGTTCGGTATTGCTATACTGGGCTATCTGTCTGCCAGCCGCATGCGCATCCCATCGCCGCAGGAAAACATGCCGTAA
- a CDS encoding DUF2645 family protein produces MKNINTLLFAFCFYLYSLLCAIIILITSIRDYEGMVDGVEIRNLCEIPEGDSDGFFAFIIIPLSIPFLFIKRSIARITTYSMILLYYLWSFYLRFNFC; encoded by the coding sequence ATAAAAAACATAAACACATTACTCTTTGCTTTCTGTTTTTATCTCTATTCACTTCTCTGCGCTATAATCATATTGATCACATCAATAAGAGATTACGAAGGGATGGTTGATGGGGTAGAAATAAGAAATCTCTGTGAGATACCTGAAGGCGATTCTGATGGCTTCTTTGCGTTTATTATCATTCCCCTATCTATTCCATTTCTCTTTATAAAGAGAAGCATAGCCAGAATCACTACTTATAGTATGATTTTACTTTATTACTTATGGAGTTTTTATCTCCGATTTAATTTCTGCTAA
- a CDS encoding Hcp family type VI secretion system effector, which produces MANSIFMKITGKIQGLISEGCLSIDSVGNKHIAGHEDEIFVYATNYDLSRDRHVNHHPFSVTKVVDKSTPLLLTSIANNELMEVELRYYRTSASGTQENYMTITLRDASIVNLSNQNPNSLTHSDMQPFEILSLRYESITCQHNIAGTSGYSILTENMY; this is translated from the coding sequence ATGGCTAATTCTATTTTCATGAAGATAACGGGGAAAATTCAGGGACTGATCTCTGAAGGGTGTTTAAGTATCGACTCTGTAGGAAATAAACATATAGCTGGTCACGAAGATGAGATTTTTGTTTATGCCACAAATTACGATCTATCAAGAGATCGCCACGTCAATCACCACCCCTTTTCCGTAACCAAAGTCGTTGATAAATCCACACCGCTCTTGCTCACCAGCATCGCCAACAATGAGCTAATGGAAGTTGAATTGAGGTATTACCGCACCTCCGCCAGCGGGACGCAAGAGAACTACATGACAATAACCTTAAGGGATGCCTCTATTGTCAACCTCTCTAATCAGAATCCCAACTCATTGACACATAGCGACATGCAGCCGTTTGAAATCCTGAGCCTGCGTTATGAAAGCATTACCTGCCAACACAATATCGCAGGGACATCGGGGTACAGCATATTGACTGAGAATATGTACTGA
- the ubiI gene encoding FAD-dependent 2-octaprenylphenol hydroxylase, whose protein sequence is MQSFDVVIAGGGMVGLALACGLQGSGLRIAVLEKQVAEPQPLGKDHALRVSAINAASECLLRHIGVWENLVAQRVSPYNDMQVWDKDSFGKISFSGEEFGFSHLGHIIENPVIQQVLWQRASQLSDITLLSPASLKQVAWGENEAFITLKDDSMLTARLVVAADGAHSWLRQHADIPLTFWDYGHHALVATIRTEHPHQSVARQAFHGDGILAFLPLDDPHLCSIVWSLSPEQAQAMQNLPAEAFNRQVAMAFDMRLGLCELESERQTFPLTGRYARSFAAHRLVLVGDAAHTIHPLAGQGVNLGFMDVAELIAELKRLQTQGKDIGQHLYLRRYERRRKHSAAVMLASMQGFRELFNGDNPAKKLLRDVGLVLADKLPGIKPTLVRQAMGLHDLPDWLSAGK, encoded by the coding sequence ATGCAATCATTCGACGTGGTTATTGCCGGTGGCGGTATGGTCGGTCTGGCGCTGGCCTGCGGCTTACAGGGCAGCGGCCTGCGTATCGCCGTGCTGGAGAAACAGGTGGCCGAACCTCAGCCGCTTGGGAAAGACCATGCTCTTCGCGTCTCCGCCATCAATGCCGCCAGCGAATGCCTCCTGCGCCATATCGGCGTCTGGGAAAATCTCGTGGCGCAACGCGTCAGTCCTTACAACGATATGCAGGTATGGGACAAAGACAGCTTCGGTAAAATCAGCTTTAGCGGCGAAGAATTCGGCTTTTCCCATCTTGGGCATATCATAGAAAATCCGGTGATTCAGCAGGTGCTGTGGCAACGCGCCTCTCAGTTAAGCGATATTACCCTGCTCTCCCCCGCGTCGTTAAAACAGGTTGCCTGGGGCGAGAACGAAGCCTTTATTACGCTGAAGGATGACAGCATGCTGACCGCCCGGCTGGTCGTCGCTGCGGACGGTGCTCATTCGTGGCTGCGCCAGCATGCGGATATTCCGCTGACCTTTTGGGATTACGGCCATCACGCGCTGGTCGCCACTATTCGTACCGAACACCCGCATCAGTCCGTCGCGCGTCAGGCGTTTCACGGCGACGGCATTCTGGCGTTCCTGCCGCTGGACGATCCACACCTCTGTTCGATTGTCTGGTCGCTTTCACCGGAGCAGGCACAGGCAATGCAGAACTTGCCAGCAGAAGCGTTCAATCGTCAGGTCGCCATGGCGTTTGATATGCGATTGGGGCTGTGTGAACTGGAAAGCGAGCGCCAGACGTTCCCACTGACCGGACGCTACGCCCGCAGTTTTGCAGCGCACCGGCTGGTGCTAGTCGGTGACGCGGCGCACACCATTCATCCACTGGCAGGACAAGGCGTCAATCTGGGCTTTATGGATGTCGCCGAACTGATTGCGGAGTTGAAGCGCTTACAGACGCAGGGCAAAGACATCGGCCAACACCTTTATCTGCGACGCTATGAACGCCGCCGCAAACATAGTGCTGCGGTGATGCTCGCGAGCATGCAAGGGTTCCGCGAACTGTTTAACGGCGACAATCCGGCGAAAAAACTGCTGCGCGATGTCGGTCTGGTTCTGGCGGATAAACTGCCCGGCATCAAGCCAACGCTGGTACGTCAGGCAATGGGACTACACGATTTGCCAGACTGGCTTAGTGCCGGGAAGTAA
- the ubiH gene encoding 2-octaprenyl-6-methoxyphenyl hydroxylase has product MAVMIVGGGMAGATLALAISRLSQGAIPVNLIESHSPLDKEHPGFDARALALSDGTRQQLAALGIWQALSGNATAITDIHVSERGHASVVNLKASDYHVQALGHVVELHDVGQRLFSLLQQAPGVRLHCPAKVIAVTRTQDNAALTLDDGTELTGQLLVAADGSRSMLSQSCGIKWQQHDYDQIATIANVTTAEPHRGRAFERFTPHGPLALLPMGNGRCSLVWCHDKHRQHEVDGWSEGEFRQQLQLAFGWRLGQFTHIGERHSYPLRLLTASQHISHRLALVGNAAQTLHPIAGQGFNLGIRDVMSLAETVVDAAKKQQDIGQYSVLSRYQQRREPDQHTTVAITDGLVRLFANRYAALAVGRNLGLISMNNLPLMRDAFARRTLGWVER; this is encoded by the coding sequence ATGGCGGTCATGATTGTCGGTGGTGGAATGGCGGGCGCCACGCTGGCGCTGGCGATATCGCGGCTTTCGCAGGGCGCAATCCCGGTCAATCTTATCGAGTCGCACTCGCCACTCGACAAGGAACACCCGGGTTTTGACGCACGCGCCCTTGCGCTGTCTGATGGCACACGTCAACAGCTCGCAGCGCTGGGCATCTGGCAAGCGCTGTCGGGCAATGCAACGGCGATCACCGACATTCACGTCAGCGAACGCGGGCACGCCAGCGTGGTGAACCTAAAAGCCTCAGACTATCACGTTCAGGCATTAGGCCATGTGGTTGAACTGCACGACGTCGGGCAACGCCTGTTTTCCCTGCTGCAACAGGCTCCGGGCGTGCGTCTGCACTGCCCAGCCAAAGTGATTGCCGTCACACGGACGCAGGATAACGCGGCGCTAACGCTGGACGACGGCACAGAGCTAACAGGCCAACTGCTGGTCGCCGCCGATGGCTCTCGCTCCATGCTGTCGCAGTCCTGTGGCATTAAATGGCAGCAGCATGATTATGATCAGATCGCGACGATCGCCAATGTCACAACAGCCGAGCCCCATCGCGGACGCGCGTTTGAGCGATTTACTCCGCACGGCCCGTTGGCGCTCTTACCGATGGGTAATGGCCGCTGCTCGCTCGTCTGGTGCCATGATAAACACCGTCAACATGAGGTCGATGGATGGAGCGAAGGCGAATTTCGCCAGCAGCTACAGCTGGCTTTTGGCTGGCGTCTGGGGCAGTTCACCCACATTGGCGAACGCCACAGCTATCCGCTGCGCTTACTCACGGCCAGCCAGCATATTAGCCATCGGCTGGCGCTGGTGGGTAACGCCGCGCAAACGCTACACCCGATTGCCGGACAGGGCTTTAATCTGGGGATTCGCGATGTCATGTCGCTGGCGGAAACGGTCGTCGATGCAGCGAAAAAACAGCAGGATATCGGCCAGTACAGTGTACTCAGCCGCTACCAACAGCGGCGTGAACCCGATCAGCACACCACGGTGGCGATCACCGATGGGCTGGTCAGACTGTTTGCCAACCGCTATGCCGCGTTGGCCGTTGGCCGTAACCTCGGACTCATCTCCATGAATAACCTACCGCTAATGCGCGACGCTTTTGCTCGTCGCACGCTGGGCTGGGTAGAACGTTAA